One window of the Kwoniella dejecticola CBS 10117 chromosome 3, complete sequence genome contains the following:
- a CDS encoding ATP-dependent RNA helicase FAL1: MAGINAGDEKLVFESSEAVSVAPTFEALNLKEDLLRGIYAYNFEKPSAIQQRAIIPIMRGRDVIAQAQSGTGKTATFSISALQSIDTKIRETQVLVLSPTRELAIQIQTVVLALGDYMNVSCHACIGGTSVGEDIRKLEAGQQVVSGTPGRVFDMIRRRNLRTKDIKMLILDESDELLNKGFKDQIYDIYRYLPPATQVVVVSATLPHDVLEMTTKFMTDPIRILVKRDELTLEGIKQFFVAVEKEDWKFDTLCDLYDTLTITQAVIFCNTRRKVDWLTEKMREANFTVSSIHGEMVQKERDAIMAEFRGGQSRVLITTDVWARGIDVQQVSLVINYDLPTSRENYLHRIGRSGRFGRKGVAINFVTVEDVRILRDIEQYYSTQIDEMPMNVTELT; encoded by the exons ATGGCAGGAATCAATGC CGGCGACGAGAAGCTCGTTTTCGAGTCTTCCGAGGCAGTCTCGGTG GCTCCTACTT TCGAGGCACTTAACTTGAAAGAAGACTTACTTCGGGGTATCTACGCATATAACTTTGAGAAGCCCTCAGCTATCCAACAGAGAGCAATCATACCGATCATGAGGGGTAGAGACGTCATCGCGCAAGCTCAATCAGGTACAGGTAAAACGGCTactttctcgatctcggcaTTGCAATCTATCGACACCAAAATCCGAGAAACCCAAGTCCTAGTCCTTTCCCCGACGAGAGAATTGGCTATACAGATTCAAACTGTTGTCTTAGCTCTGGGAGATTACATGAATGTCTCCTGTCATGCGTGTATAGGAGGGACTAGCGTAGGAGAGGATATCAGGAAGTTGGAGGCTGGACAACAGGTTGTCAGTGGGACACCGGGAAGAGTGTTTGATATGATCAGACGAAGGAATCTGCGGACCAAAGATATCAAG ATGCTTATCCTGGATGAATCCGATGAACTTCTGAACAAAGGATTCAAAGATCAAATATACGACATCTACCGATACCTCCCGCCTGCCACTCAAGTCGTGGTCGTTTCCGCTACTCTCCCTCACGACGTCTTGGAAATGACCACCAAATTCATGACTGACCCAATCAGGATTTTGGTCAAGCGTGATGAATTGACGTTGGAAGGTATCAAGCAATTCTTCGTTGCTGTCGAAAAGGAGGATTGGAAATTCGATACCCTGTGTGATTTGTACGACAC TCTGACCATCACTCAAGCCGTCATCTTCTGTAATACTCGAAGAAAGGTAGATTGGCTTACCGAGAAGATGCGAGAAGCCAATTTCACAGTCAGCAGTATACACGGAGAGATGGTTCAGAAAGAACGAGATGCGATCATGGCTGAATTCAGAGGTGGTCAAAG CCGAGTATTGATCACGACAGATGTATGGGCAAGAGGTATCGACGTCCAACAAGTATCGCTAGTTATCAACTACGATTTACCCACTTCGCGTGAGAACTACTTACACCGAATAGGTAGATCAGGTCGATTCGGTCGAAAAGGTGTAGCGATCAATTTCGTCACTGTTGAAGATGTTAGGATCTTACGGGATATCGAGCAGTATTATTCGACTCAGATCGACGAAATGCCGATGAACGTCACTGAACTCACATAG